The Fusarium poae strain DAOMC 252244 chromosome 2, whole genome shotgun sequence nucleotide sequence AGAAGATCAACAACCGCATTGAGAACCTCGCTGGACTAGAAGCGAGAGGTATTCTGCGTGTTTTACCAGAAGAGCGACAGCCTGCTTCAAGCGCTGCAGACCTTCAAGTCGCGCTGCTATGGTTCAGTGCAAATCTGTCACTGAATAACCTCGCCACTGGCCTCTTTGGGCCAATGGTATTTGGATTGGGGTTCCTGGACAGCGCGTTACTTGCAGTGTTTGGAACCATCTTGGGTGCTTGTTCCACAGGATACATGGCGATATGGGGCCCGCAGAGTGGAAATCGCACCATGGTACATACGCCTTAACCCTCTTGAATGTAATCTCTGACACCTCGTGATACAGGTCGTGTTGCGTTACTTCTTCGGATACTGGCCTTCAAAGATTCCAACATTTCTTAACATCGTTCTGATGGTTGGATATGCTACGATTGATTGCATCATTGGCGGACAGGTTCTATCTGCTGTAAGTGGTGGTAGCATGACCATCTTGGTAGGCGTCATCATTGTCGCTATCGTTTCATGGATCGTCGCTGTCTTTGGCATGAAAATGTTTCACACCTATGAACGGTATGTTTTCCTTCACTGTCACGTCACATCTCAACTTACTCACACACTCAGATATGCTTGGATTGCGCAAGTAGTTGTACTTGCTGTGCTTATAGGTGTTGCAGGGCCTTCATTCAACGCCTCTGCTCAACCTACCGTCTCCGGCTCAGAACTTGCTGCCGGTCGTCTTTCGTTCTTCACATTATGCTTTTATGTCCCAAACTCATGGGCTGCTGCTGCGTCTGACTTCTATGTCTACTATCCTGAACGCACATCTCGAGTCAAGGTTTTTCTACTTACTGTTGTCGGCCTGACCATGTCATTTACCCTTGTCTATCTCATTGCTATTGGGCTGGCCACAGGActcgtcaacaacaaagaTTGGGCCGACGCCAACGCTATCAGCACTGGTGCTCTCATAGTCAAGGCTTACGACCCTCTTCATGGCTTTGGAAAATTCTGTTCTGTCGTAATCGCCCTGGGCGTCATCGCCAATAGTACGCCTTCTCTTTATTCAGGATCACTCGGCTGCCAAGTCCTTGGTCGTTACACCAAAGCGGTACCTCGGTGGGTATGGTCTACTGTCCTGTCTCTGATCACCCTCGTCCTCGCAATGGCCGGCCGTGAAAGCCTTCTGGTCATCTTCCAGAACTTTGTTGCGCTGATGGGATACTGGGTCATGCTTTTCATATGTATTGTGTTGCAGGAACAT carries:
- a CDS encoding hypothetical protein (TransMembrane:11 (o110-132i153-177o183-204i216-235o255-275i287-309o340-360i380-397o403-424i445-466o486-505i)), whose product is MSLPPNDTEAVHEKSAVTSSSPTFRDDDISNESTTPPSSIFQKINNRIENLAGLEARGILRVLPEERQPASSAADLQVALLWFSANLSLNNLATGLFGPMVFGLGFLDSALLAVFGTILGACSTGYMAIWGPQSGNRTMVVLRYFFGYWPSKIPTFLNIVLMVGYATIDCIIGGQVLSAVSGGSMTILVGVIIVAIVSWIVAVFGMKMFHTYERYAWIAQVVVLAVLIGVAGPSFNASAQPTVSGSELAAGRLSFFTLCFYVPNSWAAAASDFYVYYPERTSRVKVFLLTVVGLTMSFTLVYLIAIGLATGLVNNKDWADANAISTGALIVKAYDPLHGFGKFCSVVIALGVIANSTPSLYSGSLGCQVLGRYTKAVPRWVWSTVLSLITLVLAMAGRESLLVIFQNFVALMGYWVMLFICIVLQEHLIFRGRQGFDWTAWENRNYLPVGLAAFASFVLGWVGAVLGMSQVWYIGPVSQVAHTADLGMWLGCAFAIVTFPVFRHLELRVYGK